A section of the Schistosoma haematobium chromosome ZW, whole genome shotgun sequence genome encodes:
- the NOL10 gene encoding Nucleolar protein 10 (EggNog:ENOG410VE1K~COG:S~BUSCO:EOG091G03M4), producing the protein MNVVKINGVKVYNLTANRSLPEWASKSEKRKRKSDMELSRRIELIQELEMPDSTTYLTCSPDGQYLFALGRYKPRVKCYELSNLSMKFDRCLDCMPYKMVCLSDNYSKFALLEEERWVEIHAAGGHHFKFRVPKQGVDLDYCPYTCDLFVASSRNHIYRMDLSEGRFKTSLVSQRLENSSHGLTVCSFERNYGLLLGASTIGCVDGWDTRTSEHVFGLNVCEYAPTPEDIQNKWRSTAVTCLSFKDSLNVAIGTGDGMVYIYDLRQNRKPWHVRDTEYREPIKSIHFHDDKVLAALRYCCKIWSVDTGKIFVGFNIGPSDCNSMYHFPNSGLLMFASESPKISTYFIPLLGEAPFWCSYLDSLVVECEPDVTTMYDGYKFITRQQLADLGMSELIGTQFLRAYMHGYFISANLYNKIQDHLGINQKSLTQTVKLNYPDNVPKTSSRSENIIAEFNEASADQRFSKLSDNPKLTYSTVDGDSDLIQIHQARLEKKRRRKELRKERAARTQALVNKASDVHV; encoded by the coding sequence ATGAATGTTGTTAAGATAAATGGCGTGAAGGTTTACAATCTAACAGCGAATCGTTCCCTTCCAGAATGGGCCTCGAAGTCTGAAAAGCGTAAAAGGAAGTCAGATATGGAATTAAGTCGGCGCATTGAACTTATTCAGGAATTAGAAATGCCCGATTCAACCACTTATTTAACTTGCTCACCAGATGGTCAGTACTTGTTCGCTCTAGGACGTTATAAACCTAGAGTCAAATGTTACGAACTGTCAAATCTTTCAATGAAGTTTGATCGATGTCTTGACTGTATGCCATATAAAATGGTGTGCCTTAGTGACAACTACTCCAAGTTTGCCTTACTGGAGGAAGAAAGATGGGTTGAAATTCATGCTGCTGGGGGACACCACTTCAAGTTTAGAGTTCCGAAACAAGGTGTGGATTTGGATTATTGTCCTTACACGTGTGATCTTTTTGTTGCCTCATCTCGCAACCATATATACCGAATGGATTTGTCCGAAGGTCGTTTCAAAACATCTCTAGTCTCCCAACGTTTAGAAAACTCTAGTCATGGATTAACGGTATGTAGCTTTGAGAGAAATTATGGTTTGTTGCTTGGTGCGTCGACAATAGGGTGTGTTGATGGTTGGGATACTAGAACTTCTGAGCATGTATTTGGTCTGAACGTATGTGAATACGCGCCTACACCAGAAGATATCCAGAATAAATGGCGATCAACTGCTGTAACTTGCCTGTCATTTAAAGACTCGCTCAACGTCGCAATAGGCACGGGAGACGGGATGGTATACATATACGACCTTCGTCAAAATCGTAAGCCATGGCACGTCCGGGACACAGAATACAGGGAGCCTATCAAATCCATTCATTTTCATGATGACAAAGTGTTAGCAGCCCTGCGCTACTGCTGTAAAATATGGTCAGTGGATACTGGCAAGATATTTGTTGGTTTCAATATTGGTCCTTCAGATTGTAATTCTATGTATCACTTTCCTAACAGTGGATTACTCATGTTTGCATCAGAGTCTCCCAAGATTTCTACCTACTTTATCCCACTGCTTGGAGAGGCACCTTTCTGGTGCAGTTATTTAGACAGTCTTGTGGTCGAATGCGAACCAGATGTTACAACTATGTATGACGGTTATAAATTCATCACTCGTCAACAGTTAGCAGATTTGGGAATGTCAGAGCTCATTGGAACTCAATTTTTGAGAGCTTACATGCATGGATATTTCATTTCTGCAAATCTGTACAACAAAATACAAGATCATCTGGGGATTAATCAGAAATCCCTTACCCAAACAGTCAAGCTTAACTATCCTGACAACGTACCTAAAACTTCATCGCGTTCTGAAAATATAATTGCAGAGTTTAACGAAGCCTCAGCCGACCAGCGCTTTTCCAAACTCTCAGATAATCCTAAGCTTACATACAGTACTGTAGATGGCGATTCAGATCTCATACAAATTCACCAAGCAAGATTGGAAAAGAAGCGCAGGCGTAAAGAACTGCGGAAAGAACGAGCTGCTCGAACACAGGCTTTGGTTAATAAAGCCTCTGATGTGCATGTATAA